A portion of the Gammaproteobacteria bacterium genome contains these proteins:
- the lolB gene encoding outer membrane lipoprotein LolB: MAIRACVVVLSLLLLLSGCAQPPQPIPLTSSWSQRQQQLSALNTWQFRGHVVFKMPERKLSANVYWQQEQDSYQVMLFGPLGFNAVNLDGLPGKVQLKDGDGHVYEASSPEELMQKQLGWSLPISSLYYWVRGLPAPGPVTRVSYDVYHRINTLEQDGWQIHYEAYQRLQLFELPKEITFAQVKFYMHLTIEGDSWQVKS, translated from the coding sequence ATGGCGATAAGAGCTTGTGTTGTTGTTCTTAGCTTGCTGTTGTTATTGTCAGGCTGTGCGCAACCTCCTCAACCCATTCCGTTAACGTCATCGTGGTCTCAGCGGCAACAACAATTATCCGCTTTAAATACGTGGCAGTTTCGTGGCCATGTAGTGTTCAAAATGCCTGAACGCAAGCTCAGTGCTAATGTCTATTGGCAGCAAGAGCAAGATTCTTATCAAGTGATGTTATTCGGTCCGTTGGGGTTCAATGCAGTAAATTTAGATGGTCTCCCTGGAAAAGTGCAATTAAAGGATGGTGATGGGCATGTTTATGAGGCAAGTAGTCCAGAAGAATTGATGCAGAAACAATTGGGTTGGTCATTACCTATATCTTCTCTTTATTATTGGGTGCGCGGCTTGCCTGCGCCTGGTCCTGTCACCAGGGTTAGCTATGATGTTTACCATCGGATTAACACCTTAGAACAAGATGGTTGGCAGATTCATTATGAGGCCTATCAACGCTTGCAGCTATTTGAATTACCTAAAGAAATTACCTTTGCGCAGGTTAAATTTTATATGCACTTGACGATAGAAGGTGACAGCTGGCAAGTGAAGAGCTAA
- a CDS encoding inositol monophosphatase, whose amino-acid sequence MSKNFRALLSLAESTALAAGMQLVAHKSQWCAIEAEAGREVKIKADRIVEAMILENLQGGTDFPILTEERGWRAGISDEGYLWVVDPLDGSYNYYNDIPICAVSIALYRGQIPVLGVIYDFNRHELFSGLTEEGAWLNKRPITVSQIKESERGILYTGFPIARDFSDENSIAFMTFARQWRKVRMIGSAAIALAYVACGRAEYYHERNTMFWDVAAGLAIVVAAGGNVQFFGDSLEAPQDVHANNGAVIHKWR is encoded by the coding sequence GTGAGTAAAAATTTTAGGGCGTTGCTGTCTTTGGCTGAGAGTACGGCGCTCGCTGCGGGCATGCAGCTGGTGGCACATAAGTCTCAATGGTGCGCGATTGAAGCAGAGGCCGGTCGAGAGGTTAAAATAAAGGCAGACCGTATTGTCGAAGCGATGATTTTAGAGAATCTTCAAGGCGGCACCGACTTTCCCATTTTGACTGAAGAGCGAGGGTGGCGTGCTGGCATTTCTGATGAAGGATATCTTTGGGTCGTTGATCCCCTGGATGGTAGTTATAATTACTATAATGATATTCCCATTTGCGCAGTTTCAATAGCCCTTTACCGTGGACAAATCCCTGTGCTGGGAGTTATTTATGATTTTAATCGGCATGAGTTATTCTCGGGACTTACCGAAGAAGGCGCATGGTTGAATAAGCGTCCGATTACTGTTTCGCAGATTAAAGAAAGTGAGCGCGGAATATTGTACACAGGATTTCCTATTGCACGTGATTTTAGTGATGAAAACTCTATTGCCTTTATGACCTTTGCAAGGCAATGGCGCAAAGTCAGAATGATTGGTAGCGCGGCAATTGCCCTTGCCTATGTTGCGTGTGGCCGTGCTGAATATTACCACGAGCGTAATACCATGTTTTGGGATGTGGCGGCGGGTTTGGCGATTGTCGTGGCTGCGGGTGGCAATGTACAATTTTTTGGAGATAGCCTGGAGGCTCCACAAGATGTGCATGCGAATAATGGGGCGGTGATACATAAATGGCGATAA